A genome region from Panthera uncia isolate 11264 chromosome A3 unlocalized genomic scaffold, Puncia_PCG_1.0 HiC_scaffold_11, whole genome shotgun sequence includes the following:
- the LOC125936361 gene encoding HIG1 domain family member 1A, mitochondrial-like, with protein MYSETEVPRVGTETGWSLRVPVIAPSSVTLSTGTDVSLSSYDDQGSRRIRRAREAPFVPSGMAGFAAIAAYGPYPLKSREDTRRSVQLIHVCLAAQGFVVGAMTLGVGYSMCKEFWAKPKP; from the exons ATGTACTCGGAGACTGAAGTGCCTCGTGTTGG GACGGAAACCGGTTGGAGCTTGAGAGTTCCTGTCATTGCACCTTCTTCCGTCACTTTGTCCACCGGCACGGATGTTTCTCTTTCTTCGTATGATGATCAGGGATCTAGGCGTATCCGAAGGGCTAGGGAGGCACCGTTTGTTCCCAGCGGAATGGCAGGCTTTGCAGCAATTGCTGCGTATGGACCGTATCCATTGAAGAGCAGGGAAGATACTAGAAGGTCTGTTCAGCTGATCCACGTGTGCCTGGCAGCCCAAGGCTTTGTCGTGGGAGCAATGACTCTGGGTGTGGGCTATTCCATGTGTAAGGAATTCTGGGCAAAACCTAAACCTTAG